From Theropithecus gelada isolate Dixy chromosome 5, Tgel_1.0, whole genome shotgun sequence:
TGGATTAGAAATCCTAGAAGGAAATTTGAGTGGGTATTGGGATATTCTACCCAAATCCTCTCTTCTGGGGCAATGCAGCTGCCTCACAGCTCTCTTCCTCACTGGACGTTACCTTCAGCTTCAGGAAAGTGCTTCACCCATGGTCAGGGAGCAGCATGCCAAGAACTGGCTGATGTGGGAGCACAAAGGCAGAGCTTCCTAGCTTGTTTGGGACAACTATGATGTTTATCCTAATTCCAGAGCTCCCTGTTGGAACAGCTGAGGCCTCAGTTGCAACCACGTTGTGAATCACCTGACCCCACCTTTCTCAGCTTCCTGGAGGTGCATTCTAAGAGTGCTCCCCATAAACCAACACTCAAGTCTCTCTGAGGTGTGTTTCCAGGGAGCCTAATCTAAGACTAAAAACTTAAAGGTCCCTTTTAGCATTCTCCCTTAGAGCCCAGGCAAAGAgttctttacttttttagagGTCATTAATCCCTTTGACAGGGTGATGAAAGCCAGGGACCCTCCTCTCAGAAAAATACACACGTGCACTTAATGTAAAATTTTACGTACTGTTTTAAAGGTTAAACTTTACCACCCATGAAAAGCCTCAAGTAGCTCTTTGTACATAATCATAAGATTAGCAATCATTTACTGAACACTTCCTCTCTATAAGGCCCTGTGCTAAGTGTTTTAACTTCATAATGCCTTTGATCATGACATAACACGGCAGGGTAGTTCCTAATATCTTCCTTTTAGAGATTTAAGGGCTTGCTCAAAGTAACACAGCTAATAATTAGCAGACACTGGATTAAAATCCCAATTTGTTTGTAAAGCTTGTGCTCTGAATAAATgacaaggaaagagaagggaaggttAAAGAAGGGAAGGTCCTCGAAGGTCCCTTAACCATAAATGTCAAGAGTTGGGATTTAAACACAGGTCTAACGATAGAGCTGGAGCCCTTTAGATTAAACATGTAGCTTCCATGGAAACGAAGGAAGCTGACTTTGTCCCACCTCTGCCCTTTGCGGCTTGTCATTTGCGTTTGTTTCTACAGCGATTCCCAATAGATTTCTGCGTGGCCTTGATAGAGACAGCCAGTTTGCATCCCCGCCCACAGTGGGGCGGCAAGTTGCTTGCCGTACAACGTGGCGGTTCCCTGCATCTCCGCCCACGTCGGAGAGGTGCGTCGGCTTCCGTACAACACAGATTCGCACTCTCCGCCGTGCCGCTGGTTCTGACGCAACTTCCTGTCCTGCGCAATTCTATTTGACCTTTGAACTCGCAAaggcatttttcttcctcttccggGGACGTTGTCTGCAGGTATGGCTGCTGTTCTATTTTCCCTGTCTTTATTTCCTTCACAATCGGCTGCCATCCGAGGAGCTGAGGAAGCCTAGCGCTCTCAGGAGCATTCATTTGAGCTGGCGTAGGGGTAAGGGGCACAACAGGGAGGTTGGTGGTGAGGAAGTTCCTTTCTTTGATCTTCGGAAATCCCTTGTTCTTGGTGGCCCCTCCAAAGCCGCGAGTAGCCAGAGCTCACCACCCGGGAGTTTGCTTCTTTCCAAGTGCAGCGTTTGGAGACAAACGAGTTGTGGTTTGGCGGTCTGAGACTGGGAAATCGCCGAACGTTTTCAGATTTTGCACCCACGTTTCCACAGCACGCCTGTACACGTCCTTAGTCTTTGGGAGGGCGGGGACCGGCAAGTTCGGGTGGTGGTTTCGCTATTTGGCTTCTGTTTCCAAGGCCCACATctaggaagagaaaaatgtgttAGAAGTTTCTATCTTGCTTTTGGAGATGCAAACAGAATAGTGGCTTCATAAATCACTCGCACTGACTTTACGTGTCAAGTTTTGGTGTCTGGTAGTTCTGTTTGAGTTTAATTTTATAGTGAGAGGCTTGTGACAACAAATGCAGGctcttttaaataacaaaataatgttatGAAGTGGTTACAAGGTGCGGAATGGGAAGACAATTAGTTCAAATGTTGATTATGTTTTACTTTGCGTAGTTCACTTAACGAAGTTGCTCATATGCATATCTGTATAACCGCTTTGCTAAATAACATCAAGTTGCCAGAAGTGGGAAGAAAGCAGGTGTCATAACCCAAGGAAACTTGTGTAATACCAAAATTAGTATTAAAGGGTATGCCTTTACGCAGGTGGTGCTTTAGGGCAAGACATTGAACCCTGATACATGTTCCAGGCATTGTGTTGGGAGGGATAGCTCACGTCGTTTAATCCTAATGACAGCTGTATAAAGTAGGcagtattcccattttatagagaaggagGCTAGCTCCTTGCCCTGTGTATTCCCAATAAATGGCATAGTTAAGGATTGGACTTCAGAGTTCACTTCTTCTGCTCTTTGTTGAAAGCAGTGTTTCTCCAACTTGTCTCGTAGCCCTTTTCTGGACACCACTCCAAACAAAATCAGACTCTGAGTAAAGAGCCTGGTCATCACAATGTTAAGGAAGTACCACATTTGATTACCATCAGGAAAGCTAACGTTCTTGGCCTCTTGTTTATCAGTCACCTTTAAATACAAGTAGTTTTGAAAGGTGGAAATGTTCCATAAATAATACATCTTAATTTAAGGGTGTTACATACAAGGATTTGTACGTGAATGAAATAGACTACATAATGCTGTTTTGAGATTTTATCTACTATTACAATGGAAAGACTTGATATTACTCTGTTCTTAATTTAGGCACTCAGAATGGTCCAACGTTTGACATACCGACGTAGGCTTTCCTACAATACAGCCTCTAACAAAACTAGGCTGTaagtatttctaaaaattttaagtatatattatcATTTACTCTACAAAATGCTAACCTATTGACTGTTTCACTTTCTAGGTCCCGAACCCCTGGTAATAGAATTGTTTACCTTTATACCAAGAAGGTTGGGAAAGCACCAAAATCTGCATGTGGTGTGTGCCCAGGCAGACTTCGAGGGGTAAGTGTACCTTTTACTTTGAGCAACCTAACAAGTCTTGAACTTGTTGAGCTTTCATCCCTTCATGATGGAATGAATCAAGGACAGGTTACCACTAAGAGGGTTGAGAATTACTAATCATCCATGAGCCAAATCTGCCAAGAACGTAGACTTTTTAAACCAATCTGAGAAATGCGGTGAAATGCCTTTCAGATAAATCAGTATACTATTTCCCTTTGTAACCTACTTTAAACTTGCCCTTAACACTTAACAAAATTTAGGGAAATTTCTGTTAAAGCATCACAAAATAATCTTAATGTTTTTCTTATGCAGGTTCGTGCTGTAAGACCTAAAGTTCTTATGAGATTgtccaaaacaaagaaacatgtcAGCAGGGCCTATGGTGGTTCCATGTGTGCTAAATGTGTTCGTGACAGGTAAGTTAAATGCTTAAATGGGCTTTCTTTAGCAGattcttgtgtgtgtatgttacacTGTGTGCTAATCAGTACAATGGTGAAACAACTCATTTTAAACCAGTTGCATTCTTGAGAATCCTTCCTTCACTATGGATAATTGATGCTACACAAAGCAAGAAATGATATTCAGAGTAACAATTTGGGGACATATTTATGCTAGATGTGGAGATTAAAAGGAACTTGGTTTTGTTCAGGAGGTGGGTAAGAAAGTCTCTTAGTGGTTTGGACAAACATAGATGGAGTGTGGAAGGTGTTAAAAGTGTAGGAACAGAAGAGCTGTGTGTTCTCATGTGCCTGGAGCATAGGGTTTCAGGAGATGATGGACAACAAAGATAGAAAAGCCAgattatggccaggtgcagtggtttacgcctgtaatcccgacactttgggaggcggaggcaggcagatcacctgagattgcgagtttgagaccagcctgaccaacatggagaaacctcgtctctactaaaaatacgaaaaggcgtagtggcgcatgcctgtgatcccagctactcaggctgaggcaggagaattgctggaagctgggaggcacaggttgtggtgagctgagattgcgccattgcactccagcctgggcaacaagagcgaaactctgtctcaaaaaaaagaaaagaaaagccagattATGAGGGATTTTGCAGAATAAAAGGTAgattagctttatttatttatttagagacagagtcttgctctggagtgcagaaagggcattccaggcaagGAAAGTACAGACTGATATGGTACATTGTgggtgaaaatggaaatgtacATTGGATTTAAGTCATGAGTTTTAAGCTGAGGAAGTTTGGCTTTTTTCCCCCAGCCTTTGGTTCTAAAACTTTGCTGAACACAAAATCAGATGggcacatttattaaaaatttattaaaaatacaaattctcagGCCTTATCTCCTGAAGATTTGAACTTAGGTTTACAGGATAGCCTAGAAGTTAGCATTGTTAGCTGTGATGCTGAGCAGGTCTACGTGTGGTCTGTGCTTTAAGTAAGTTAAGGGAATTTTTAAGTGACATCAGTTGTATGTGTCTCTGATAGGATCACTTGGGGGAGATTTGAAGAAATTAGAAAACCCAGAGTTTTGAGGCTAGGTTATTTGATAACCAGGGTTACCAATGGgaaatggggtgggggaaggtttAAGTTGAAGCAGGAGGAGTGCTTTACCTCTCTTGGTAACTGATTGAACAAATGCTAGGAAGACCTGCTTTTTGCTAGGTCCTGTACAACACTGTAATGATAGTGATCTGTAAAATGCACTCCCAGATGGAGGTTCAAAGACGAGAAAATCTTTCcaaatttaatcttcataaactGCCTGTTAAATAGGTGTGAAACTATTTTGTACCTTAATATACAGAAGGTAACTTGTCCAGTGTGCAGCTAGTGTATGGTGGAATTGGCCGTAAACAGGCTCTAAAATCCTAGCTTTTGGTGAGGTGTCTCTTGCTAATATCCCTTTAccttttaatttagtttttagcACATAGCCCCTTCTGTGTTGTTTTTTACTGGGAATTTTCATAAATATGGTTAAAATATTCTAAGACGTTTTGCAAATCAAGAAATACCACTATTCCTGGATCCTAACAATAAATTAGAACTCTCATAAGTGGTCTCCTGTGGGGATGACTTTATAGTTTATCTTGACTGAGAAGAACAGATAACTACTGGCATGAAATTGAAGAATTATCCTGCTTTAAATGAATTTTAGCTTTTAAGTTTTACTCTGTATTTGTGGGCTTCCTGTAGTTTCCTGGGTTCCCTGATTGCTTTGCTTAGttgttttaccatgtttgccttCTCTAtgctaaataaaaaatgaagttcattttaaagaaatgattaatTTGGTATTTTCCTTTCTAGGATCAAGCGTGCTTTCCTTATCGAGGAGCAGAAAATCGTTGTGAAAGTGTTGAAGGCACAAGCACAGAGtcaaaaagctaaataaaaaaatgaaacttttttgagtaataaaaatgaaaagacttgctgtatgtatgatttttttctttttctgttataatGTGTTAGTATACAAATTTTGCTTCTGTACGGTATTTGGAGACCCTGTAATTTTTAgattactttttcttgtttttttttgttggtttggtttggtttggtttggtttttttgagacggagtttctcttgttgcgtaggctggagtacagtggcacgatctcggctcaccacagctgctgccttctgggttcaagtgattctcctgcctcagcctcccaagtagctgggatt
This genomic window contains:
- the RPL34 gene encoding 60S ribosomal protein L34, which produces MVQRLTYRRRLSYNTASNKTRLSRTPGNRIVYLYTKKVGKAPKSACGVCPGRLRGVRAVRPKVLMRLSKTKKHVSRAYGGSMCAKCVRDRIKRAFLIEEQKIVVKVLKAQAQSQKAK